One Stenotrophomonas maltophilia R551-3 genomic window, CGGCGATTACAGCAAAAACGGCAGGAAAAAGCCGCATAAACAAAAAACCGCCCGAAGGCGGCTTTTTGCATCGGGTCGGCCCCGCGTAGGGCCAGCCGCAGCCGCGAGGGCTGTGAGGCTTAGCGCTGACGCGCCTTGAAACGCGGGTTCGACTTGCAGATGACGAAGATCTTGCCACGACGACGCACGACCTTGCAGTCACGGTGACGGGCCTTCGCCGACTTCAGGGAGGACAGGACTTTCATGGCATACCTCGGCGTAAACAGTAGTTGTTCGGGTGGAGCGTGGCCGCGATATGCGAAAGACAATCGGCAGTTGACGCTCGTTCAAGCCCGCCATTCTACCGGGCTTTTCCTCGTGGTTTCAAGTGGTTGCACAAAAGATCCTGCTGGGGGCGTCTGGCAGGGGCTAGAATGGCCTCTTCACACGCTCTGGGACCCCCATGAATCCACTCGCTCCCGTCCTGACCATCGACGGCCCATCCGGGGCCGGCAAGGGTACCATCAGTCGCATCGTGGCGCGCCGGATGGGCTGGCATTACCTGGATTCAGGCGCGCTGTACCGGGCGGTGGGCGTGGCTGCCAGCTGGGCCGACATCGATACCTCCGACGCCTCGGCGCTGGTCCGCTGCACCTTCGATACCCACGTTCAGTTTGTCGAGCAGGGTGAAGCCATGCGGGTCATGGTCAACGGCACCGATGCCACCGACGAGCTGCGCCTGGAGACCACGGGCGCACTGGCCTCGGCCATTGCGGCCATCCCGGAGGTCCGTGCCGCCCTGAAGGAGCGCCAGCGCGCATTCAGGGAGCTGCCGGGCCTGGTCGCCGACGGCCGCGACATGGGCACGGTGATCTTCCCGGATGCCTCCTACAAGGTCTTTCTGACCGCCAGTGCCGAGGAACGCGCCGAGCGCCGGCATAAGCAGTTGAAAGACAAGGGGGTTTCTGTTAACTTTGATGACCTCCTGCGCGAGATCATGGCCCGCGACGCCCGTGATGCTCAGCGTACCGTGGCGCCCCTGAAGCCGGCAGACGATGCTGTCCTCATCGACACCACAGGCATCGGCATCGATGATGTCGTTGCCCGAGTGATGGATCTGCTTCCGGTTCCGGCTGCCTGATCCGTTCGCGCGGGAGTACTGCCAGCAACACCGGTGGTGGTCGCGCAAAGCAGTGCTGTACCAGCTCCGTCGCGCAATGATGCGTGGCGGTTTTCCTACTACACACGACCTGCGTTTCCGGGGTCGACCAACAGGCGGGCGGTCGCCATTCCCCTGAAGGGGACGCCACCGACCCATGTGTCCAACAGAGTAAATCTAATGACCGAATCATTTGCCGAACTGTTTGAAGCCAGCCAGGCCAACCTGGCCAAGCTGAAGCCGGGCGCCATCGTCAGCGGTACCGTTGTTGAAGTCCGCGGCGACGTCGTGGTGATCAACGCTGGCCTGAAGTCTGAAGGCATCGTGCCGATCGAACAGTTCCGTAACGACGCTGGCGAAATCGACGTCGCCGAAGGCGACATCGTCAAGGTCGCCCTCGACTCGATCGAGAACGGCTTCGGCGAAACCGTCCTGTCGCGCGAGAAGGCCAAGCGCGCGATGGTGTGGGACGAGCTGGAAGAAGCGTTGGAAAAGAACGAAACCATCACCGGCCGCATCAGCGGCAAGGTCAAGGGTGGTTTCACCGTGGACATCAAGGATGTCCGCGCCTTCCTGCCGGGTTCCCTGGTCGATGTGCGCCCGGTGCGCGATCCGGCCTACCTGGAAGGCAAGGAGCTCGAGTTCAAGCTCATCAAGCTGGACCGCAAGCGTAACAACGTCGTGGTTTCGCGCCGCGCTGTCGTCGAAAGCGAGCACTCGGAAGAGCGCGAGCAGCTGATGGACAAGCTGCAGGAAGGCGCGATCCTGAAGGGTGTCGTCAAGAACCTGACCGACTACGGCGCATTCGTGGACCTGGGCGGTATCGACGGCCTGCTGCACATCACCGACATGGCATGGAAGCGCGTGCGCCATCCGTCCGAAGTCGTGAACGTCGGCGACGAGCTGGACGTGCGCGTGCTGAAGTTCGACCGCGAGCGCAACCGCGTTTCGCTGGGCCTGAAGCAGCTGGGCGAAGATCCGTGGGATAACATCGCCCGTCGTTACCCGGCCAACAGCCGCGTCTTCGGCAAGGTCTCCAACGTCACCGATTACGGCGCGTTCGTCGAGATCGAGCCGGGCGTCGAAGGCCTGGTGCACGTTTCCGAGATGGATTGGACCAACAAGAACGTCAACCCGTCCAAGGTTGTGCAGGTCGGTGACGAAGTTGAAGTCATGGTCCTGGACGTGGACGAGGAGCGTCGCCGCATCTCGCTGGGCATGAAGCAGGTTGCCGCCAATCCGTGGGAAACCTTCGCTGCCACCCACAAGAAGGGTGACAAGGTGTCGGGCCAGATCAAGTCGATCACCGACTTCGGCATCTTCATCGGCCTGGACGGCGGCATCGACGGCCTGGTTCACCTGTCCGACATCAGCTGGGCGACCACTGGCGAAGACATCGTTCGCAACTTCAAGAAGGGCGACACCCTGGACGCGGTTGTCCTGGCTGTCGATCCGGAGCGTGAGCGCATCTCGCTGGGCGTCAAGCAGCTGGAGCAGGATCCGTTCGGCCAGTACATGGCCGCCAATCCGAAGGGCTCCAAGGTTGAAGGCGTGGTGAAGGAAGTCGACGCCAAGGGCGCGATCATCGAGCTGGCTGACGGCATCGAAGGTTACGTTTCGGCTCGCGACATCGCCAACGAGCGCGTTGACGACGCCACCCAGCACCTGAAGGTCGGCGACAAGGTCGAAGCCAAGTTCGTGGGCATGGACCGCAAGGGCCGTACCCTGCAGCTGTCGATCAAGGCCAAGGACGACGCGGAAATGCGCGAAGTGCTGGAGGAATACCAGTCCTCTTCGGCTGCCAGCGGCACCACCCAGCTGGGCGCGCTGCTGCGTGCACAGCTGAGCGGCAACAAGTCCGAGTAATCGGCCTTACGCTGTTCGTTGTTTCCTGGACGGCCCGGGCATTGCCCGGGCCGTTTCAGGCTGAGATGCCCCTGATGTGAGCCGGTAATGACCAAATCCGAACTGATCGAAATCCTTGCGCGCCGGCAGGCGCACCTGAAGGCCGATGATGTCGATCTGGCGGTCAAGTCATTGCTGGAAATGATGGGCGGTTCCCTCTCTGCCGGGGATCGCATCGAAATCCGCGGCTTTGGCAGCTTCTCGCTGCACTATCGTCCGCCACGCCTGGGTCGCAACCCGAAGACCGGCGAATCGGTTGCCCTTCCGGGCAAGCACGTCCCCCATTTCAAGCCGGGCAAGGAACTGCGCGAGCGGGTCAGCAGTGTGCTGCCGCTGGACGCCGATCCGGCCTGAGCCCGCCGTCGCGCCACCGCGTGCGAATCGAGCCGCGAGTCGGATAAGCTACGGTCTCCTGCCACTGGAGCTGTCGCATGAAGGTTTTTCGTCTGCTGGTGCTGCTGGCGGTGCTGATCCTTGGACTGATCATTGGTGCGGTCAACATGACGGCCATGTCGATCAACCTGTTGTTCACCCAATTGAATACGTCCGTCGGCGTGGCGCTGATTGCCGCGCTGCTGATCGGCGTGATCGTCGGTGCAGGCCTGGTGCTGGTGAGCGTGGTCATTCCGCTCTACAGCCAGCTGCGCCGCGCCAACAAGTCCGTTGCCGCCACGCCGGCGCCGGTGGTTCCCCCGCAATCTTTTGATGGACGCTGACCGAAGATGGATTTCGTCACCGAGTGGCTGTGGTTTTTCCTGTTCGTTCCGCTGGCCGCGTTGGCCGGATGGGTGATCGGCCGGCGTGGCGGGCAACGCCACGGTGACAACCAGGTCAGCCGCCTGTCCAGCACCTATTTCCGCGGCCTGAACTACCTGCTCAACGAACAGCCAGACAAGGCCATCGAGCTGTTCCTGCACATCGCCGAGCTGGACAAGGAAACCTTCGAGACCCAGGTCGCGCTGGGCCATCTGTTCCGCCGCCGGGGTGAAGTCGATCGCGCCATCCGCCTGCACCAGGGCCTGGTCAACCGCCACGACCTGAGCGACGCGCAGCGCGTGCAGGCACTGCTGGCACTGGGCGAGGACTACATGAAGTCCGGCCTGCTGGATCGCGCCGAGACCGTGTTCACCGAACTGGCACAGCTGGACCAGCGTGCTCCGCAGGCGCTCAAGCACCTGATCGGCATTTACCAGGCCGAGCGTGACTGGGAAAAGGCGATCGACAATGCCACCCGCTTCGAGGACGTGACCGGCGAGCCGATGGGCAAGCTGATCGGCCAGTTCGAGTGCGAGCTGGCCGAGCGCTTCCGCGGTGCCGGCAAGCTGGAAGAGGCGAGGGCGGCGATTGCCCGCGCCTACCAGGCCGACGCGATGTCGGTGCGTGCCGGCATCATCGAGGGCCGCCTGGAAACGGATGCCGGCAACGCAGAAGCAGCCGTGCGCGCGTTCGAGCGCGCGGCCCGCAACGATCCCGAGTACCTGCCCGAGCTGCTGCCGGCGCTGATGGCCAACTACCGCAAGGTCGGTGACCTCGGCGGTGCGCGTGCCTTCCTGTCGGAAATGACCGAGCACTATCGCGGCATCGCCCCGGTGCTGGCGCTGACCCGCCTGATGGAAGAGCAGGAGGGCGTGGCCCCGGCCCGTGCCTACCTCGGCCGCCAGCTCAAGGATCGTCCTTCGGTACGTGGCGAGTCCGCGCTGATCGACCTGACCCTGGCAGAAGGCGCCGATTCCACGGCGACCCTGCACGACCTCAAGCACATCACCGACCAGCTGCTGGTCCGCAACCCCGCTTACCGCTGCACCCGCTGCGGCTTCGGTGCGCGCACCCACCACTGGCAGTGCCCGAGCTGCAAGGAGTGGGGCACGGTCAAGCCACTGCTGAACTACGCGGTGCTCTGATCCATGCCGTGGTTTGTGATGGGGGCGCTGCTGGGATTGGCCCTGCTGAGTGCGGCGCTGACCTGGGCGGCACGCGGTTACGCGCTGCGCCGGCAGCTGATGGACCAGCCCGGCGAGCGCCGCAGCCATAGCGTGGCAACCCCGCGCGGTGGCGGCATTGCCATCGTCATCAGCCTGCTCGTTACGGCGGGCGTGGCGATGTGGGCCTGGCCCGAAGCAACGCCCAGCCTGCTGGTTGCCAGTCTCGGCCTGGTCCTGGTCGCGGGCATCGGCTGGTGGGACGACCACAAGCCGCTTCCGGCCATGCGCCGACTGCTGGTGCATTTCATTGCCGCCGCACTGCTGGCGGCGTTGGTCAAGGTTCATGGTGGCAGCTGGGTGCTGGCCGTACTGGTGCTGCTGTTCACCGCCTCGCTGATCAACATCTGGAACTTCATGGATGGGATCAACGGCATTGCCGCCAGCCAGGCCATCGTGGTCGCTCTGGGCCTGGCGCCGGTGCTGCCCTGGCCGTATTCGCTCGCAGCCGTGGCGTTGGGCCTGGCCTGCCTGGGATTCCTGCCGTTCAACTTTCCGCGGGCACGGATCTTCATGGGCGATGTCGGAAGTGGCGCGCTGGGGTACGCCGTGGCGGTGGTTCTGGCGATCGCCAGCGTGCGTACCGACATCAACTGGATCCTGCTGTTGGTGCCGGCCTCGGCGTTCCTTGTGGACGCAGGCTTCACACTGCTGGCGCGCATCATTTCGGGGCAACGCTGGACGGAACCCCATACCCAGCACGTCTACCAGAGGGCGGTGCAGGCAGGAGCCAGCCACGCCCTGGTGACAGGGATGTACTTTGCTTTGGGCCTGTTCAGTATTACAGTGCTTAATGTCTGCTCGAATTTGCAGCCGAGGTGGGAGGCTGTCGTGGCGATCGCGTGGTTCATTGCGCTGAGCGTCCTTTGGCTCCTCCTGCGCAATGGATTGCGTCACCGACAAGGAACTATCTGACTCATGGCTTCACCCTGGCGGGACAGAATCCTCGGCCTGATGCCGCGTTCGGCCATCGTCTGCCACGACCTCTTCATGGTCTGGGCATGCTGGCAGCTGCTCCATGCGGGGCGCTACTCGATCCTTCCCAACGCGCCCGCGCTTCCCCTGTGGAATGTCGACACCACCCTGGTACTGCTGCTGCAGGGCCTGGTGTTCTGGCGCGTTGGCCTGTATCGCGGGCTGTGGCGTTTCGCCAGCGTCAGCGACCTGCTGAACATCTTCAAGGCCAGCTTCATCGGCATGGTCGCCATCGTGCTGGTGCTGATGTGGAAGCGCTTCGATGGCGTGCCGATGTCGGTGCTGGTGATCTATCCGTTCGCGCTGTCGGCGCTGCTGGGCGCGCCGCGGTTGCTGTACCGGGCATGGAAGGACTACCAGTCGCTGCAGTCGGATTCGTCCGCGCGGCGCGTGTTGATCCTGGGTGCCGGCCAGGCCGCTGAGACCCTGGTCCGCGACCTGCGCCGGTCGGGCAACTTCGAACCGGTGGGCCTGCTGGATGATGCGCCCCACCTGCGCGGGGCCAAGCTGCAGGGCCTGCCCATCCTGGGTGGCCTGGACGACGCGCCGGCAGTAGTGCGCGAAACCGCGGCCAAGCTGCTGGTGATTGCGATGCCCTCGCTTGACGCTGCAGGCATGCAGCGCGTGGTCGCCATCTGTGAAAGCACCGGCGTACCATTCCGCACCGTGCCAAAGCTCAGCGACATCCTGCAGGGCCAGTCGCTGCCAGGGCAGTTGAAGGAAGTGGCGATCGAGGACCTGCTCGGTCGCAAGCCGATCATGCCGGACTGGAACCTGATCCGCGGCTGGTTGGGCGGGCGTACGGTGATGGTCACCGGTGCCGGTGGCTCGATCGGCTCGGAGCTGTGCCGCCAGTGCGCGCGCCACGGCGCCGGCCGCATCATCCTGCTGGAGATCAGCGAGCTGCTGTTGCTGACCATTGAAGGTGAACTGCGCCGCAGCTTCCCTGATGTCGAGGTCGAAGCGGTACTGGGTGACTGTGGCGACCCGGCGGTGATCCGCCACGCGTTGTCGCTGCATCCGGTCGATACCGCGTTCCACGCCGCTGCCTACAAGCATGTGCCGGTGCTGGAGCGCCAGCTGCGCGAAGCGGTACGCAACAACATCCTGGCCACCGAGAACGTGGCCCGTGCCTGCATGGAGGCACGCGTCGAGCATTTCGTGTTCATCTCCACCGACAAGGCAGTGGACCCGGTCAACGCACTGGGCGCCAGCAAGCGCTACGCCGAGATGATCTGCCAGAGCCTGGACCAGAAGTCCACGCACACCCGGTTCGTCACCGTGCGCTTCGGCAACGTGCTGGCCTCGGCCGGCAGCGTGGTGCCGTTGTTCCGCGAGCAGATCCTGCGCGGCGGGCCGGTCACCGTCACCGACCCGGAAGTCAGCCGCTACTTCATGACCATTCCGGAGGCCTGCCAGCTGATCCTGCAGGCCGCTGCGTCGGCGTCGCATGGTGCGATCTACACGCTCGACATGGGCGAGCCGGTGCCGATCCGCGTGCTGGCCGAACAGATGATCCGCCTGGCCGGCAAGCAGCCGTACAAGGACGTCCAGATCATCTACACCGGCCTGCGCCCGGGCGAGAAGCTGCACGAGACGCTGTTCTATTCGGACGAGGACTATCGTTCGACCGCACACCCGAAGATCCTTGAGGCCGGTGTGCGCACGTTCGCGCGCGATGTGGTGCTGGGCAATGTCCCGCGCCTGCGCGAGGCGGTGTGCAGCTACGACACGACCAGCATCCAGGAGATCCTGTTCGCGACGATGCCGGAGTTCTCTCCCATCGAACAGGATGCTTACATTTCATCCGCTAAAGTTGTGCCCTTTCCGGCACGTGAGGCCAACAGGCACCAATGAGCAAGCGAATTCGCAAGGCAGTTTTCCCGGTGGCAGGACTGGGGACGCGTTTTCTGCCAGCAACCAAGACCGTTCCGAAGGAAATGCTGCCGATCATCGACCGGCCGCTGATCCAGTACGCGGTGGATGAAGCGATCGAGGCGGGCTGCGACACGCTGGTGTTCATCACCAACCGCTACAAGCATGCGGTGGCCGATTATTTCGACAAGGCCTACGAACTGGAGCAGAAGCTCGAGCGCGCTGGCAAGCTGGAGCAGCTGGAGTTGATCCGTCATGTGCTGCCCAACGGCGTCCGCGCGATCTTCGTGACCCAGGCTGAAGCACTGGGCCTGGGCCATGCGGTGCTGTGTGCCAAGGCGGTGATCGGCGACGAACCGTTCGCGGTACTGCTGCCGGACGACCTGATCTGGAACCGTGGCGATGGCGCGCTGAAGCAGATGGCCGACCTCAACGAAGCCAGCGGTGCCAGCGTGATCGCGGTGGAAGACGTGCCGCATGACAAGACCGCCAGCTACGGCATCGTTGCCACCGATGCGTTCGATGGCCGCAAGGGCCGTATTTCTCAGATCGTGGAGAAGCCGAAGCCGGAGGACGCGCCGAGCGACCTGGCCGTGGTCGGCCGCTACGTGCTGAGCCCGAAGATCTTCGAGCTGCTGGAGCAGACCGGCAGTGGTGCCGGTGGCGAGATCCAGCTGACCGACGCGATCGCGCAGCTGCTGAAGACCGAAGAGGTGGATGCCTATCGTTTCGAGGGCACCCGTTTCGACTGCGGTACGCACCTGGGGCTGGTGGAGGCGACGATCCGCTTCGCGCTGGACAACCCGAAGCTGGCCGGCCCGGCACGCGAGAAGCTGGCGGCGATGTTGGCGGAATAAGGTTTTTCGAGCGCTCCGTTCGCGCTTTGATTGATACGTGAAGGGGGGGATGGGTGGGCCTTTGCAGGACACGCCGTAAACCCGTCCTTGGGGGCTCGATGGCGCCATCCATGGCGCCAACGGTCCTGCAAAGGCCCACCCATCCCACCTGTCAGGTCTCCTGCGGGCGCGGACGGGAAGGGCGGAATCAAGGGCAAGAGCAAAAGAAAAAAAGGCAGCCGATGGCTGCCTTTTTTGCTTGTTGGGGTCAGATCCCTTTGCTGCGCAAAGGGCTCTGACCCCAGCCTTTGCTTCTGCTCACCCCTCCGCCGCGTGGAATGTCGGCTGGCGCGGGTGGGTGAGGCTGGCCGGGACTGTCAGCGGCATGGATGCCGCTGCCAAGCCCCCAGGGAAGGGTTTACGGCGTGTCCCGGGCAGTCTCACCCACCCGGGCCCCACAGCAAACCGACACTCCAGCCGGCAACGCTTTGAACCTTACAGCGCCTCGAAAATACCCGCTGCGCCCATGCCGGTGCCGATGCACATCGTCACCATGCCGTACTTCTGCTGGCGACGGCGCAGGCCGTGCAGCAGGGTTGCGGTGCGGATCGCGCCGGTCGCACCCAGCGGGTGGCCCAGGGCGATCGCGCCGCCCAGCGGGTTGACCTTGCTCGGGTCCAGGCCGCAATCGCGGATCACCGCCAGCGACTGCGCGGCGAACGCTTCGTTCAGTTCAATCCAGTCCAGCTGGTCCTGGGTCAGGCCGGCCTGCTTGAGTGCCTTCGGAATCGCAGCGATCGGGCCGATGCCCATCACTTCCGGGCGCACGCCGGCTACCGAGAAGCTGACGAAACGGGCCAGCGGGGTCAGGCCGTAGTCCTTGATCGCCTGTTCCGAGGCCAGCAGCACGGCACCGGCGCCGTCGCTCATCTGCGACGAGTTGCCAGCAGTGACGGTGCCGCCGAACTGGCCGTTGCGGAACACCGGGCGCAGCTTGGCCAGGCCTTCGGCCGAGGAATCCGGGCGCGGGCCTTCGTCGGTGTCGGCCAGCTTGTTGCGGGTGAGGATGCGCTTGCCGTCAGCCAGGTCCGGCTGGTGCGAGATGATCTCGTACGGGCTGATCTCGTCCTTGAAGTCACCGTTCTGGATCGCGGCCATCGCCTTCTGGTGCGAGGCCAGGGCGAAGGCGTCCTGGTCTTCGCGCGAGACCTTCCACTCTTCGGCGACCTTTTCGGCGGTGATGCCCATGCCGTAGGCGATGGCCACGTGGTCGTTGTCGAACACGCTCGGCGCCATCGCTATCTTGTTGCCCATCATCGGCACCATCGACATCGACTCGGTGCCGCCGGCCAGCATCAGGTCGGCGTTGCCCAGGCGGATCGCGTCGGCGGCCTGCGCCACGGCCTGCAGGCCGGACGAGCAGAAGCGGTTCACGGTCTGCGCGGCGATGGTGTTCGGCAGGCCGGCCAGCAGCACGCCGATACGCGCCACGTTCATGCCCTGCTCGGCTTCCGGCATCGCGCAGCCGATGATCGCGTCATCGATGCGATTGACATCCACGCCGGGGGCCTGGGCAACGACGCTGCGCAGCACGTGCGCAAGCATGTCATCGGGGCGGGTGTTGCGGAACATGCCCTTGGGCGCCTTGCCAACCGGGGTGCGGGTGGCGGCGACGATGTAGGCGTCCTGGATTTGCTTGGTCATTGCAGTGATCTCTCGAATTTTTTAGCCGGAGTGCCGACCAACGGTCGGCACCCACCAGAGGCAGAGGAGTGCCCACCAGGGTGGGAACCCACCAGAGGCAGAGGAGTGCCGACCTGGGGTCGGCACCCGCCATCAATCAGTTACGCAGCGGCTTGCCGGTCTTGAGCATGTGCGCGATGCGGGCCTGGGTCTTTTCCTGCTGGGCCAGTTCGACGAAATGCTTGCGCTCCAGGGTCAGCAGCCACTCTTCGTCCACCAGGGTGCCGCGGTCGACCTTGCCGCCGCACAGCACGGTGGCGATGCGCTCGGCGATCTCGTAGTCGTACGGGCTGATGAAGCGGCCTTCCAGCATGTTGACCAGCATCATCTTGAAGGTGGCGATACCCACGTCACCGGCGACCTGGATGCGGCGTGCCGGCAGCGGCGGACGGTAGCCCGCTTCGGCCAGTGCGCGTGCTTCAGCCTTGGCGATGTACAGCGCCTCGTAGCTGTTGAACACCACCTTGTCGGTGCTGCGCAGCAGGCCCAGTTCCTGGGCGTTGACCGCCGAGTTGGAGACCTTGGCCATTGCCACGGTCTCGAAGGTCTTCTTCAGTTCGGCGAACACGTCACCACCCGGGCCGGCCGCCTGCGAGGCGCGCACGGCCAGTTCCTTCAGGCCGCCACCGGCCG contains:
- the ykgO gene encoding type B 50S ribosomal protein L36; amino-acid sequence: MKVLSSLKSAKARHRDCKVVRRRGKIFVICKSNPRFKARQR
- the cmk gene encoding (d)CMP kinase, with translation MNPLAPVLTIDGPSGAGKGTISRIVARRMGWHYLDSGALYRAVGVAASWADIDTSDASALVRCTFDTHVQFVEQGEAMRVMVNGTDATDELRLETTGALASAIAAIPEVRAALKERQRAFRELPGLVADGRDMGTVIFPDASYKVFLTASAEERAERRHKQLKDKGVSVNFDDLLREIMARDARDAQRTVAPLKPADDAVLIDTTGIGIDDVVARVMDLLPVPAA
- the rpsA gene encoding 30S ribosomal protein S1, translating into MTESFAELFEASQANLAKLKPGAIVSGTVVEVRGDVVVINAGLKSEGIVPIEQFRNDAGEIDVAEGDIVKVALDSIENGFGETVLSREKAKRAMVWDELEEALEKNETITGRISGKVKGGFTVDIKDVRAFLPGSLVDVRPVRDPAYLEGKELEFKLIKLDRKRNNVVVSRRAVVESEHSEEREQLMDKLQEGAILKGVVKNLTDYGAFVDLGGIDGLLHITDMAWKRVRHPSEVVNVGDELDVRVLKFDRERNRVSLGLKQLGEDPWDNIARRYPANSRVFGKVSNVTDYGAFVEIEPGVEGLVHVSEMDWTNKNVNPSKVVQVGDEVEVMVLDVDEERRRISLGMKQVAANPWETFAATHKKGDKVSGQIKSITDFGIFIGLDGGIDGLVHLSDISWATTGEDIVRNFKKGDTLDAVVLAVDPERERISLGVKQLEQDPFGQYMAANPKGSKVEGVVKEVDAKGAIIELADGIEGYVSARDIANERVDDATQHLKVGDKVEAKFVGMDRKGRTLQLSIKAKDDAEMREVLEEYQSSSAASGTTQLGALLRAQLSGNKSE
- a CDS encoding integration host factor subunit beta, coding for MTKSELIEILARRQAHLKADDVDLAVKSLLEMMGGSLSAGDRIEIRGFGSFSLHYRPPRLGRNPKTGESVALPGKHVPHFKPGKELRERVSSVLPLDADPA
- a CDS encoding LapA family protein, translated to MKVFRLLVLLAVLILGLIIGAVNMTAMSINLLFTQLNTSVGVALIAALLIGVIVGAGLVLVSVVIPLYSQLRRANKSVAATPAPVVPPQSFDGR
- the lapB gene encoding lipopolysaccharide assembly protein LapB → MDFVTEWLWFFLFVPLAALAGWVIGRRGGQRHGDNQVSRLSSTYFRGLNYLLNEQPDKAIELFLHIAELDKETFETQVALGHLFRRRGEVDRAIRLHQGLVNRHDLSDAQRVQALLALGEDYMKSGLLDRAETVFTELAQLDQRAPQALKHLIGIYQAERDWEKAIDNATRFEDVTGEPMGKLIGQFECELAERFRGAGKLEEARAAIARAYQADAMSVRAGIIEGRLETDAGNAEAAVRAFERAARNDPEYLPELLPALMANYRKVGDLGGARAFLSEMTEHYRGIAPVLALTRLMEEQEGVAPARAYLGRQLKDRPSVRGESALIDLTLAEGADSTATLHDLKHITDQLLVRNPAYRCTRCGFGARTHHWQCPSCKEWGTVKPLLNYAVL
- a CDS encoding MraY family glycosyltransferase; this encodes MPWFVMGALLGLALLSAALTWAARGYALRRQLMDQPGERRSHSVATPRGGGIAIVISLLVTAGVAMWAWPEATPSLLVASLGLVLVAGIGWWDDHKPLPAMRRLLVHFIAAALLAALVKVHGGSWVLAVLVLLFTASLINIWNFMDGINGIAASQAIVVALGLAPVLPWPYSLAAVALGLACLGFLPFNFPRARIFMGDVGSGALGYAVAVVLAIASVRTDINWILLLVPASAFLVDAGFTLLARIISGQRWTEPHTQHVYQRAVQAGASHALVTGMYFALGLFSITVLNVCSNLQPRWEAVVAIAWFIALSVLWLLLRNGLRHRQGTI
- a CDS encoding polysaccharide biosynthesis protein, which encodes MASPWRDRILGLMPRSAIVCHDLFMVWACWQLLHAGRYSILPNAPALPLWNVDTTLVLLLQGLVFWRVGLYRGLWRFASVSDLLNIFKASFIGMVAIVLVLMWKRFDGVPMSVLVIYPFALSALLGAPRLLYRAWKDYQSLQSDSSARRVLILGAGQAAETLVRDLRRSGNFEPVGLLDDAPHLRGAKLQGLPILGGLDDAPAVVRETAAKLLVIAMPSLDAAGMQRVVAICESTGVPFRTVPKLSDILQGQSLPGQLKEVAIEDLLGRKPIMPDWNLIRGWLGGRTVMVTGAGGSIGSELCRQCARHGAGRIILLEISELLLLTIEGELRRSFPDVEVEAVLGDCGDPAVIRHALSLHPVDTAFHAAAYKHVPVLERQLREAVRNNILATENVARACMEARVEHFVFISTDKAVDPVNALGASKRYAEMICQSLDQKSTHTRFVTVRFGNVLASAGSVVPLFREQILRGGPVTVTDPEVSRYFMTIPEACQLILQAAASASHGAIYTLDMGEPVPIRVLAEQMIRLAGKQPYKDVQIIYTGLRPGEKLHETLFYSDEDYRSTAHPKILEAGVRTFARDVVLGNVPRLREAVCSYDTTSIQEILFATMPEFSPIEQDAYISSAKVVPFPAREANRHQ
- the galU gene encoding UTP--glucose-1-phosphate uridylyltransferase GalU — translated: MSKRIRKAVFPVAGLGTRFLPATKTVPKEMLPIIDRPLIQYAVDEAIEAGCDTLVFITNRYKHAVADYFDKAYELEQKLERAGKLEQLELIRHVLPNGVRAIFVTQAEALGLGHAVLCAKAVIGDEPFAVLLPDDLIWNRGDGALKQMADLNEASGASVIAVEDVPHDKTASYGIVATDAFDGRKGRISQIVEKPKPEDAPSDLAVVGRYVLSPKIFELLEQTGSGAGGEIQLTDAIAQLLKTEEVDAYRFEGTRFDCGTHLGLVEATIRFALDNPKLAGPAREKLAAMLAE
- a CDS encoding acetyl-CoA C-acyltransferase, which produces MTKQIQDAYIVAATRTPVGKAPKGMFRNTRPDDMLAHVLRSVVAQAPGVDVNRIDDAIIGCAMPEAEQGMNVARIGVLLAGLPNTIAAQTVNRFCSSGLQAVAQAADAIRLGNADLMLAGGTESMSMVPMMGNKIAMAPSVFDNDHVAIAYGMGITAEKVAEEWKVSREDQDAFALASHQKAMAAIQNGDFKDEISPYEIISHQPDLADGKRILTRNKLADTDEGPRPDSSAEGLAKLRPVFRNGQFGGTVTAGNSSQMSDGAGAVLLASEQAIKDYGLTPLARFVSFSVAGVRPEVMGIGPIAAIPKALKQAGLTQDQLDWIELNEAFAAQSLAVIRDCGLDPSKVNPLGGAIALGHPLGATGAIRTATLLHGLRRRQQKYGMVTMCIGTGMGAAGIFEAL